The following proteins are encoded in a genomic region of Triticum dicoccoides isolate Atlit2015 ecotype Zavitan chromosome 1B, WEW_v2.0, whole genome shotgun sequence:
- the LOC119309001 gene encoding uclacyanin 1-like, with amino-acid sequence METKTLILITVAMTMLGMALGASHTVGAPHGSWDLQTNYSQWVSRIRFTTGDELKFQYSAAVHNVVEVSKTGYDSCNGSSPIATFPSGNDVVPLATVGTRYFICGVSRHCDAGMKVEVNVKSKEVRTVQRCRRRGNRRRCQSETVLSSAAAAGVDQSTEARLGLIVVAAGLTLFF; translated from the coding sequence ATGGAGACCAAAACTCTTATTCTGATCACCGTGGCCATGACCATGCTTGGGATGGCACTTGGTGCCAGCCACACCGTAGGCGCACCGCACGGGTCATGGGACCTTCAGACCAACTACTCTCAGTGGGTTTCGAGAATCAGATTCACCACCGGCGATGAGCTCAAGTTCCAGTACTCCGCCGCCGTGCACAATGTGGTGGAGGTGAGCAAGACGGGGTATGACTCCTGCAACGGCTCCAGCCCCATAGCGACTTTCCCGAGTGGTAATGATGTTGTTCCGCTTGCCACCGTCGGGACCCGGTATTTCATCTGTGGCGTCTCTAGGCATTGCGACGCCGGCATGAAGGTCGAGGTCAACGTCAAGTCAAAAGAAGTGCGGACTGTGCAGCGATGCCGACGGAGAGGGAACCGGCGTCGCTGCCAGTCCGAGACAGTATTAAGCTCAGCTGCGGCGGCTGGCGTCGATCAGTCCACGGAGGCCCGGCTTGGTCTGATAGTTGTTGCGGCTGGTCTTACGTTGTTCTTTTAG